The genomic region tgaagatgaatggaagtacacacgtaaaaatgatcaggtatttgtctGGTATTATCAGTTCGaccaaaaactttgattgaaaaaaatatatccaacCAACGAATCTACAGTCGGCCGACTACAAGTTGGTATTGTGCGCGCTCTAAGTACGACATGttctttttaatatatataattGTGTGTTTAATCTTCAGGCTGCCAACGGATATGAATACTCTTACGCTGTTTATGATGAGAGTACTGGAGACCACAAGGCGCAACGTGAACTGAGTGATGGCTCAGTTGTTAGAGGAGAATACTCTTTTATTCAGCCCGACGGTTACGTTAGAGAAGTGCAATATGTAGCGGACGATATTTCTgggtatatatttttacatgctTTGTTATTTACAGGCATTCATTATTATTCATAAGATATTAagagtcatttatttttaacaggtTCAATGCGGTAGTTAAGAATTTCTTACCTGCTACCGTGGAAgtcaaaaagaaaattgaaccAGTTGTGAAAATCGAATCATCTCCGCCTTTGACCTTTGACTGTCATGAAATCAAAAGCGAGTCCATTAAACAAGGTTCAAATGAAAACTCGGAAGCAATTACTGAACAGTTATTGAAAATTCATGAAAACTTACACAAAGAACTATCTAAAGAGGTATCTGCTGAAAATAGTAAAGAGACAGCTAATGAACATGACACCCAAGCCGTGTCAGATGAAGAATCAAAAACTAGCTCTAATGAACAAAAACAGAGTGCGGAAGTTAATTCAAAAGAACAAACACAGTCCAAAGATGGATCTGGGGAAGTAACTGAAAACAAGTCAGAGGAAGTGCCCGAAACAAAGCCCGAATCTACCGAACAACCATCTACTGATGTATCCGGAGAAAAGTCAAAAGAAAATCTACAGTTAGAACCAAAAATTTCCATAGAAGAATCTCAAGAAAATTCCAAAGAGGAAAATTCACCTTCCAAGGAGTCTGCACCAAAATCCGAAGAAAAAGATGACAGCGCTTCAAAACCAGCCTCCAATGAATCTACAGAGGAGTCTGTATCTAAAGAATCGAAAGAAGAACTAAAAGAAAAACCTAAGAAAAAAGCTACTGAAGAAAAAAACGGTGAGAATGGTAAGAATAAGGAAACTTTTGAGTTACTCAAGCCCCCACAAGAAGGAGTTGTGCCGTATCATGATATTATCAGATGTATTCAAGCAGCTATGAGGAGATCTTATGGAGTACCATCCGCCATTAACGAGGACCACTCACCTCTCACATACATAGTCTTGAACAAACCATGCTAACACAGTGATTTAATGTATAATGTCTAGTCGATAACGATgttcttgtttttgttataatctCAATAAACTTAAGGctcaactttatttattcaaaagcaTAAATAAATCCAGCAAACTACATGCcctgtgtttttgtttatatcgTTTCACGGGTCTATATTCGGTCCTTACTGAAACTAAAACAGCGCCTATAAAAAGTACCAGTAGTCCAATGACAGCTGAAAAATGAACCAAAAAAAAGTACAAgtatatttaaacaaacatataacAGTACAAATGTCATAGTTGTATTATTACGTACAACATAAACTTAAATAGATTAactaaaaaacaagaaaaaaaaaacaaatgccgtATAAAAAGTATGTAGAGTGCATTAAACTCAAATTATGACACGCATTCCAAAGCAACTACTGTTGCATAAGAGTAATAGTCTTATCTCTATGGGTTTCACTGCTTATCTCGAACTTTATCTCCCTATTCCTTAAAGGGAAAAGTTGACACAGTAATTTTGATTCAATGCCATTATTTCCTCAGCCTAGAAATGGTACAAGACAGTTAGTgtctatttaattacttatttcatgACAGGGCAGAGATTGATGATTAAGTGGTGTCTTAATATATACGGAATTACTTAACGTcaagtattaatataataaagtataaatcGTGTGTCCCTAATGTGTTAGAAACGGTCACTCACTGTTGAGTTAGTGGTCCGTCGTGAATACTTTGAGTACCAAACATTGGTCACGGTGCCTGACATTCATATCACATTATTATCTCATTTATTGGTATCTCTATTTTGTTGCAAGTAATGGTTTAACCTCGCTACCGATATTATACTGATATCCTTTCAAAATTCACAACGAAAAACTTAATAAGAGAAGCAACAAGCTTTTGATTCAGTTTGAATTAAGCTTTGCAAACGTTGTATCAGCTACAATCTGCGGCAGGTATCATTACATGTAGGATGGATGTATCAACCTAAAGTTAGTGTCGTCATAATTATGTGATACGTCAGGGAAGACCTGTTTGAACTTATGTGGTTTTATCACATCATACGGCTTAGCAGAATTTTGTCACGaactattgtaattttttggaaCTTATTATAGCACAGTTCCAAATATGTTCAACTACATAATAGAAACATTAAGAAAATGAATGCAACAAACCATATTTAATCACAGGGTACCTAACTAAACACAAGATAATTTGGCTATTAGCCAATAGATACATATCTTGTCGAACCTTTTAAGTCCGCTTTTAATTTAGATCGATAATAATCGTCCAATTGCTTTTGTTAGCAAATACTTGTTATTAAATATGTCCAATGACcttgaaaatatttagtaatgACAGCTAATATGAACAACGCAAATTAGAAATGTTCATGGTCTAATTACAtatttgaatttgtattataaatgtttgcaatattaattataatgaggGTGTAATAGGCTGAAATATTCTAGCAAAAACTTGCTAGTAAGTGACCGGGTCTTGCAACtagaatgtatttatttcacaaattgTTGTAAAGTTCTAATGCGCAGAACTTTTAACACCGATTAGTGTGTGTCATGTTCTTTATAAATCTAGTACTTTTATTAGCCAATTTACGTAgtcgttaattttaaatagacAAATTGTAGCATACCTACCGATATTAATTCGCgatagtaaaattttatgacgatgaatgaatttaaattcGTATCTCGATCGTCGTTTGTACTTTTCATGAAGaaatatacctaaattattttcacgtacttacctacttatttcacaGAAAATTCTGTGAGACCGTATAACGCGTTCCTTTATTTCCAACTCCGTTATTTTATTCGTGATCCTGTTCTTCCTTAaccaactttaaaatattaaacatacatTTCAACTCGCATATCGCAAGCCTCCAGCGCTATGTGACAGCAGCCACCTCAGCTTTCTATTAATTGAATCATTCATATTAAACAGTCCACCGCCTAATGAGCAATGACAGGTCTTGATTGAAATCAAGAACTCATTGCTAAATTCACTAAGCAAAACAAACTCTACAACCATGATTATTATGCACAATACGGAACCACAGAATCGTTCAAAATTACAGGCTATAAACA from Helicoverpa armigera isolate CAAS_96S chromosome 4, ASM3070526v1, whole genome shotgun sequence harbors:
- the LOC135116818 gene encoding uncharacterized protein LOC135116818 — protein: MIVKAVVVTIIFSIGILSGVNGASYSNVYVERDIAPRGYYRYGAPYTALADPRISQITSLPAITEYGPPCGSPCVFPAQAVSSVVAPVNPSPNLIAYSAPVPSVPVLVTPPKEAANGYEYSYAVYDESTGDHKAQRELSDGSVVRGEYSFIQPDGYVREVQYVADDISGFNAVVKNFLPATVEVKKKIEPVVKIESSPPLTFDCHEIKSESIKQGSNENSEAITEQLLKIHENLHKELSKEVSAENSKETANEHDTQAVSDEESKTSSNEQKQSAEVNSKEQTQSKDGSGEVTENKSEEVPETKPESTEQPSTDVSGEKSKENLQLEPKISIEESQENSKEENSPSKESAPKSEEKDDSASKPASNESTEESVSKESKEELKEKPKKKATEEKNGENGKNKETFELLKPPQEGVVPYHDIIRCIQAAMRRSYGVPSAINEDHSPLTYIVLNKPC